In the genome of Fundidesulfovibrio soli, one region contains:
- a CDS encoding restriction endonuclease, which yields MSGTTTRKLGALESIRKFCVACMGGSYQLVAECGALGCPLHAFRMADAEGADRPPVRAIRRQCLICCGDREGVRACAASPGCRAPFEPCPLWRFRLGSRPEIFERRKRKAQRTPLTLPGLTLPKPA from the coding sequence ATGAGCGGGACGACCACGCGCAAACTCGGCGCGCTCGAGTCCATCCGCAAGTTCTGCGTGGCCTGCATGGGCGGCTCCTACCAGTTGGTGGCCGAATGCGGCGCCCTCGGCTGCCCCCTGCACGCCTTCCGCATGGCCGACGCCGAAGGCGCGGACAGGCCCCCCGTGCGCGCCATCCGCAGGCAATGCCTGATCTGCTGCGGGGACCGCGAGGGAGTGCGTGCCTGCGCCGCCTCGCCTGGCTGCCGCGCGCCCTTCGAGCCCTGCCCACTGTGGCGCTTCCGCCTCGGCTCCCGCCCTGAAATCTTCGAGCGCCGCAAGCGCAAGGCGCAGCGAACTCCCCTGACCCTTCCCGGGCTCACCCTGCCCAAACCGGCTTGA